A window of the Streptomyces sp. NBC_01351 genome harbors these coding sequences:
- a CDS encoding response regulator transcription factor encodes MASVLVVEDDQFVRSALIRHLTEASHTVRSVGTALEALREVAHHRFDVVILDLGLPDLDGSEALKMLRGITDVPVIIATARDDEAEIVRLLNDGADDYLTKPFSVEHLSARMAAVLRRSRAATGAEPPSRVLRVGGLAIDPLRRQAELDGAVLDLTRREFDLLTFLAGRPGVVVARRELLAEVWQQSYGDDQTIDVHLSWLRRKLGETAARPRYLHTLRGVGVKLEPPA; translated from the coding sequence ATGGCAAGTGTGCTCGTGGTCGAGGACGACCAGTTCGTACGTTCCGCCCTCATCCGGCACCTGACCGAGGCCTCGCACACCGTGCGGAGCGTCGGCACGGCCCTGGAGGCCCTGCGCGAGGTCGCCCACCACCGCTTCGACGTGGTCATCCTCGACCTCGGACTGCCCGACCTGGACGGGTCGGAAGCGCTGAAGATGCTGCGCGGCATCACCGACGTACCCGTGATCATCGCGACCGCGCGCGACGACGAGGCGGAGATCGTCCGGCTGCTCAACGACGGCGCCGACGACTACCTGACCAAACCCTTCTCCGTCGAGCACCTCTCCGCCCGGATGGCCGCCGTCCTGCGCCGCTCCCGCGCGGCCACGGGCGCCGAACCCCCCTCGCGCGTGCTGCGCGTCGGCGGGCTCGCCATCGACCCGCTGCGCCGCCAGGCCGAGCTCGACGGGGCCGTACTGGACCTCACCCGCCGCGAGTTCGACCTGCTGACCTTCCTCGCCGGGCGGCCCGGGGTGGTCGTCGCCCGGCGGGAGCTGCTCGCCGAGGTCTGGCAGCAGTCGTACGGGGACGACCAGACGATCGACGTCCACCTGTCCTGGCTGCGCCGCAAACTCGGCGAGACGGCCGCCCGGCCGCGCTACCTGCACACGCTGCGGGGCGTCGGGGTGAAGCTGGAGCCGCCGGCGTGA
- a CDS encoding M6 family metalloprotease domain-containing protein, translating into MPRQQTPGGVDRSRIRSTAAALTSLTALAAMSLVAGPAVADSGAGPCALTRTAAHHSLGLDTWNRAYPKPERTLNALMVFLSFPDHRTALTPAEITADYFPATSEFFEQASYGRFRLVPHPQQRWIRMPKPSTAYGIRRDWAPEDRAAYLRDAVTAADAEVDFGTYDVVYFVADPDAPGVDADATKVVNFDQPIIADGAELRRIVTVFERHPPDRNVLAHETGHVFDLPDLYHRPTDGKGDWDTYVGDWDVMGSQFGMAPDLFAWHKWKLGWLDASQVDCVQSGSSLHTLQPLAQTPPNGSTGGTRLAVIRTGPGSAIAVEARGSAGNDGDTCTEGVLVYRVRNEAASGGGPIEVLDGHPLTEACWDRSVYPPLADAPLEVGETYTVPGERITIEVADRTQSGAYTVKITT; encoded by the coding sequence GTGCCGCGACAGCAGACACCCGGGGGAGTGGACCGCTCCCGCATCCGAAGTACGGCAGCGGCGCTCACTTCCCTGACGGCGCTCGCCGCCATGTCGCTCGTCGCGGGACCCGCCGTCGCCGACTCCGGGGCCGGACCCTGTGCGCTGACCCGCACCGCGGCCCACCACTCCCTCGGCCTGGACACCTGGAACCGGGCCTACCCCAAGCCCGAGCGCACCCTGAACGCGCTCATGGTCTTCCTCTCCTTCCCCGACCACCGCACCGCGCTCACGCCCGCGGAGATCACCGCCGACTACTTCCCCGCCACCAGCGAGTTCTTCGAGCAGGCCTCGTACGGCCGCTTCCGTCTGGTCCCGCACCCGCAGCAGCGCTGGATCCGGATGCCGAAGCCGTCGACCGCGTACGGGATAAGGCGTGACTGGGCCCCCGAGGACCGGGCGGCCTACCTGCGGGACGCGGTCACCGCCGCCGACGCCGAGGTGGACTTCGGCACGTACGACGTCGTGTACTTCGTCGCCGACCCGGACGCGCCCGGCGTGGACGCCGACGCCACGAAGGTCGTCAACTTCGACCAGCCGATCATCGCGGACGGCGCGGAACTGCGGCGGATCGTCACCGTGTTCGAACGCCACCCGCCCGACCGCAACGTGCTGGCCCACGAGACCGGCCACGTCTTCGACCTGCCCGACCTCTACCACCGGCCCACGGACGGCAAGGGCGACTGGGACACCTACGTCGGGGACTGGGACGTCATGGGCAGCCAGTTCGGCATGGCCCCCGACCTCTTCGCCTGGCACAAGTGGAAGCTGGGCTGGCTGGACGCCTCCCAGGTGGACTGCGTGCAGTCCGGCTCCTCCCTCCACACCCTGCAACCGCTCGCCCAGACCCCGCCGAACGGCAGCACGGGCGGCACCCGGCTCGCGGTGATCCGTACGGGCCCCGGCAGTGCCATCGCCGTCGAGGCGCGGGGCTCGGCCGGCAACGACGGGGACACCTGCACGGAGGGGGTCCTCGTCTACCGGGTGCGCAACGAGGCGGCCTCGGGCGGCGGCCCCATCGAGGTGCTGGACGGCCATCCGCTGACAGAGGCCTGCTGGGACCGGTCGGTGTACCCCCCGCTGGCGGACGCCCCGCTGGAGGTGGGCGAGACGTATACGGTGCCGGGGGAGCGGATCACGATCGAGGTAGCGGACCGGACGCAGTCGGGTGCGTACACGGTGAAGATCACCACGTGA
- a CDS encoding class I SAM-dependent methyltransferase, protein MSDSPATPGTSTPSTAGSDYTRRLARLEQSGIKRLLPTQAPYRWNLQRLKLGRVLDVGCGIGRNLLNCGPDSVGVDHNPHSVQTCRERGLNAHTPDELAAAPDCGPGSFDSMLVAHVLEHVDEDTAAALLEQYLPLVKPGGSVVMITPQEVGYRTDATHVRWVGFEELRSHAGRAGLAVRRTYSFPFPRPVGKVFPYNEFVLVGTVPA, encoded by the coding sequence ATGTCTGATTCCCCCGCAACCCCCGGCACGTCCACGCCCAGCACCGCAGGCTCGGACTACACCCGGAGGCTCGCCCGCCTGGAGCAGTCGGGGATCAAGAGGCTGCTGCCCACGCAGGCGCCGTACCGGTGGAACCTGCAGCGGCTGAAGCTCGGCCGGGTCCTGGACGTCGGCTGCGGCATCGGCCGGAACCTCCTGAACTGCGGCCCCGACAGCGTCGGCGTCGACCACAACCCGCACTCGGTGCAGACCTGCCGCGAGCGCGGGCTGAACGCCCACACCCCCGACGAGCTGGCCGCCGCCCCGGACTGCGGGCCCGGCTCCTTCGACAGCATGCTCGTCGCGCACGTGCTGGAGCACGTGGACGAGGACACGGCCGCGGCGCTGCTGGAGCAGTACCTCCCGCTGGTGAAGCCGGGCGGCTCGGTCGTCATGATCACCCCGCAGGAGGTCGGCTACCGCACCGACGCCACCCACGTCCGCTGGGTCGGCTTCGAGGAGCTGCGCAGCCACGCCGGGCGGGCCGGGCTCGCGGTGCGCCGGACGTACTCCTTCCCCTTCCCGCGTCCCGTGGGCAAGGTCTTCCCGTACAACGAGTTCGTGCTGGTGGGCACCGTTCCCGCGTAG
- a CDS encoding histidine phosphatase family protein, whose amino-acid sequence MAPRILLARHGQTAWSRLGKHTGRTDVPMLEEGRQGAKLLGERLAREPWNGLPGVEVRTSPLVRASESCDLAGFGAQADPWHALMEWDYGDYEGMTPAEIQAVRPGWLIWRDGVPGGESVADVGARADEVVAWARSAERDVLVFAHGHILRTLAARWLGFDVSFGARIRLDPTSLSVLGWAYGAPALERWNDTGHLDG is encoded by the coding sequence ATGGCCCCCCGCATCCTGCTGGCCCGCCACGGTCAGACCGCGTGGTCCCGACTCGGCAAGCACACCGGACGCACGGACGTGCCGATGCTGGAGGAGGGCAGGCAGGGCGCGAAGCTGCTCGGCGAGCGGCTGGCCCGCGAACCGTGGAACGGCCTGCCGGGCGTGGAGGTCCGCACCAGCCCGCTGGTCCGCGCGAGCGAGAGCTGTGACCTGGCCGGCTTCGGCGCGCAGGCCGATCCGTGGCACGCGCTGATGGAGTGGGACTACGGCGACTACGAGGGCATGACCCCGGCCGAGATCCAGGCGGTCCGCCCGGGCTGGCTGATCTGGCGCGACGGGGTCCCGGGCGGCGAGTCCGTCGCGGACGTCGGGGCACGGGCGGACGAGGTGGTCGCGTGGGCCCGGTCGGCGGAGCGGGACGTCCTGGTCTTCGCGCACGGCCACATCCTGCGGACGCTGGCCGCGCGCTGGCTCGGCTTCGACGTCTCCTTCGGCGCCCGCATCCGGCTGGACCCGACCTCCCTGTCGGTCCTGGGGTGGGCGTACGGGGCCCCCGCGCTGGAGCGCTGGAACGACACGGGGCACCTGGACGGCTGA
- a CDS encoding AAA domain-containing protein, with protein MTATFDPGAAAAEATAAILHDTLHGTERGVVVDSPPGAGKSTLVVRAARELAAAGRRLMVVAQTNAQVDDLVLRLADKDPELKVGRLHSSDGDAYDPALRNLPSVTLSAKPGDLAELPITISTAAKWAYVKDTEPWEHAIVDEAYQMRSDALLAVAGLFERALFVGDPGQLDPFSVVGAEQWAGLSYDPSASAVSTLLAHNPQLPQHRLPVSWRLPASAAPLVSRAFYPYTRFRSGTGPGERRMSYGVPSDGSGPDRVLDEAAEAGWGLLELPARRTPRTDPEAVAAVALVVRRALDRGTVTTDELSPVPSPLTPDRIAVGTAHRDQAAAVRAALSSLGVTGVTVDTANRLQGREYDLTVVLHPLSGRPDATAFHLETGRLCVLASRHRHACVVVARAGIAELLDDHPSTEPVQLGVSVKFPDGWEANHSVLAHLAEHRVSWRP; from the coding sequence GTGACCGCGACCTTCGACCCGGGGGCCGCGGCCGCCGAGGCGACCGCCGCCATCCTGCACGACACCCTGCACGGGACCGAGCGGGGCGTGGTCGTCGACTCCCCGCCCGGGGCCGGCAAGTCCACGCTCGTGGTCCGCGCGGCCCGGGAGCTGGCCGCGGCCGGGCGCCGGCTGATGGTGGTGGCGCAGACCAACGCGCAGGTCGACGACCTGGTGCTGCGGCTCGCCGACAAGGACCCGGAGCTGAAGGTCGGCCGCCTGCACAGCAGCGACGGCGACGCCTACGACCCCGCCCTGCGGAACCTCCCCTCGGTCACCCTCTCCGCGAAGCCGGGCGACCTGGCGGAACTCCCCATCACCATCTCCACGGCGGCGAAGTGGGCCTACGTCAAGGACACGGAGCCCTGGGAGCACGCGATCGTCGACGAGGCGTACCAGATGCGCTCCGACGCGCTGCTGGCCGTGGCGGGCCTGTTCGAGCGGGCGCTGTTCGTGGGCGATCCGGGCCAGTTGGACCCCTTCAGCGTGGTCGGCGCCGAACAGTGGGCGGGCCTGTCCTACGACCCCTCCGCCTCCGCGGTGTCCACCCTCCTCGCCCACAACCCCCAACTGCCGCAGCACCGCCTGCCGGTGTCCTGGCGGCTCCCGGCGTCGGCCGCGCCGCTTGTCTCCCGCGCCTTCTACCCGTACACGCGCTTCCGCAGCGGTACGGGCCCGGGCGAGCGGCGGATGTCGTACGGGGTCCCCTCGGACGGCTCCGGCCCGGACCGGGTGCTCGACGAGGCCGCCGAGGCGGGCTGGGGGCTTCTCGAACTCCCCGCCCGGCGCACCCCGCGCACCGACCCGGAGGCGGTGGCGGCGGTGGCCCTGGTGGTCCGCCGCGCCCTGGACCGCGGCACGGTCACCACGGACGAGCTGTCCCCGGTCCCCTCCCCCCTGACCCCGGACCGGATCGCCGTCGGCACCGCCCACCGCGACCAGGCGGCCGCGGTCCGCGCCGCGCTGTCCTCCCTCGGCGTCACGGGCGTCACGGTGGACACCGCGAACCGCCTCCAGGGCCGCGAGTACGACCTCACGGTGGTCCTCCACCCCCTGTCGGGCCGCCCGGACGCCACGGCCTTCCACCTGGAGACGGGCCGCCTGTGCGTCCTGGCCTCCCGCCACCGCCACGCCTGCGTGGTGGTGGCCCGGGCGGGCATAGCGGAACTCCTGGACGACCACCCGTCGACGGAGCCGGTGCAGCTGGGCGTATCCGTGAAATTTCCGGACGGCTGGGAGGCGAACCATTCGGTGCTCGCGCACCTGGCGGAACACCGGGTGAGCTGGCGGCCGTAG
- a CDS encoding tetratricopeptide repeat protein, translating into MAASPHSPNSTFRRLRGQHSPAEFAALVRRAAREIGETVSCDARYIGRVESGEIRCPNYAYERVFLHMFPGRALSDLGFSPREAVRGRSAQRDPDPDAFFGPTTRSSSGSRSSKESDVLRRAFMAGGSATVAAATLSLTLLGDSRRFPSRAGESEAAAVEDAVRQIRLLDDRHGADTLYRRAAEPLRTAYALLDAGATRQSTEDRLHAGAGELAVSVGWLAHDSGRFDDARSHYAEALATARVSGDAGLEAHAFSNMAFLARDCGRSREAVRAAQAGRRAARSLGSPRLLSLLALREAGGWAGLADRKACEEALTRAHTEFSRGAAAADPEWMSFFGEAELESLESRCWAALGEHARAARHARRAADLQDPHFARNVALYTAELAGDLARAGAPDEAAWAGGRVMDLLTEVHSTRIRSMLSETARTLVPHQRSPRVGAFLTRHALDPA; encoded by the coding sequence ATGGCGGCGTCCCCCCACTCACCCAACTCCACGTTCCGGCGGCTGCGCGGTCAGCACTCCCCGGCCGAGTTCGCTGCCCTGGTGCGCCGGGCGGCGAGGGAAATCGGCGAAACGGTTTCCTGCGACGCCCGCTACATCGGCCGGGTCGAGTCCGGCGAGATCCGCTGCCCCAATTACGCGTACGAGCGGGTCTTCCTCCACATGTTCCCCGGCCGTGCCCTGTCCGACCTCGGTTTCTCCCCCAGGGAGGCGGTCCGCGGCCGCTCGGCGCAGCGCGACCCGGACCCCGACGCCTTCTTCGGCCCCACCACCCGTTCCAGTTCCGGTTCCCGTTCATCCAAGGAGAGCGACGTGCTGCGTCGCGCGTTCATGGCGGGGGGCTCCGCGACCGTCGCGGCCGCGACCCTCAGCCTCACCCTGCTCGGCGACAGCCGCCGGTTCCCCTCCCGCGCCGGCGAGTCCGAGGCCGCCGCCGTCGAGGACGCCGTCCGCCAGATCCGGCTGCTGGACGACCGGCACGGCGCCGACACCCTCTACCGCCGGGCCGCCGAACCGTTGCGCACCGCCTACGCGCTCCTCGACGCGGGAGCCACCCGGCAGTCCACCGAGGACCGGCTGCACGCGGGCGCCGGGGAACTGGCCGTCTCCGTCGGCTGGCTGGCCCACGACTCCGGCCGCTTCGACGACGCCCGCTCGCACTACGCGGAGGCCCTCGCCACGGCCCGGGTGTCGGGGGACGCGGGCCTGGAGGCGCACGCGTTCAGCAACATGGCCTTCCTCGCCCGGGACTGCGGCCGCTCCCGCGAGGCGGTACGGGCGGCCCAGGCGGGCCGCCGCGCAGCCCGCTCCCTCGGCTCCCCGCGCCTGCTGTCCCTCCTGGCCCTGCGGGAGGCCGGCGGCTGGGCGGGGCTGGCCGACCGCAAGGCCTGCGAGGAGGCGCTGACCCGGGCGCACACGGAGTTCTCCCGGGGCGCGGCGGCCGCCGACCCCGAGTGGATGTCCTTCTTCGGCGAGGCCGAGCTGGAATCCCTGGAGTCCCGCTGCTGGGCGGCCCTCGGTGAACACGCCCGCGCGGCCCGGCACGCGCGCCGCGCCGCCGACCTCCAGGACCCGCACTTCGCCCGGAACGTGGCCCTCTACACCGCCGAGCTGGCCGGCGACCTGGCCCGCGCCGGCGCCCCCGACGAGGCGGCGTGGGCGGGCGGCCGGGTGATGGACCTGCTGACCGAGGTCCACTCCACCCGCATCCGCTCGATGCTCTCGGAGACGGCCCGCACCCTGGTCCCCCACCAACGCTCCCCCCGCGTGGGCGCGTTCCTCACCCGTCACGCACTCGACCCGGCGTAG
- a CDS encoding sensor histidine kinase yields the protein MRWALVKVCLAVTAMVVVAFAVPLGMVVQEMASDRAFSNAERQAATIGPTLSITTDPVQLRKAVESTQMGAARRMAVHVPAIGTSAPVEIGGGWAGERAVAETRRIGRATTASVAGGGSALLQPTALGSGDIAVVEIFVPESEVSNGVTTAWLILAGVALALIVGSVGVADRLGARLVRPAERLADAAHQLGEGRLGARVPEAGPKELRSAAVAFNAMADQVVELLANERELAADLSHRLRTPLTVLRLNAASLGDGPAADQTRAAVEQLEREVDTIIRTAREQRPATGLAAGAGGNAGCDASEVIRDRMAFWSALAEDEGREVRLAGVDRTVRIPVARPELAAALDAMLGNVFRHTPEGTPFAVDVHDASDAVIVLVSDAGPGIDDPDAALRRGNDGARDGSTGLGLDIVRRVAESTGGDVRLGRSVLGGTEVRVWIALDGRDRSRGRGGVGGVRVRRGRRKRRGQAK from the coding sequence GTGAGGTGGGCGCTCGTCAAGGTGTGCCTCGCGGTCACCGCCATGGTGGTCGTGGCCTTCGCAGTGCCGCTCGGGATGGTCGTCCAGGAGATGGCCAGCGACCGGGCCTTCTCCAACGCCGAACGGCAGGCCGCCACCATCGGGCCCACCCTGTCCATCACCACCGACCCGGTACAGCTGCGCAAGGCGGTGGAGTCCACGCAGATGGGCGCCGCCCGGCGGATGGCCGTGCATGTACCGGCCATCGGCACCAGTGCCCCGGTGGAGATCGGCGGGGGCTGGGCCGGGGAACGGGCCGTCGCGGAGACCCGCCGGATCGGGCGGGCCACGACGGCCTCCGTGGCGGGCGGGGGCTCGGCGCTGCTCCAGCCGACCGCGCTCGGCTCGGGGGACATCGCCGTGGTGGAGATCTTCGTACCGGAGAGCGAGGTCAGCAACGGCGTCACGACGGCCTGGCTGATCCTCGCGGGCGTGGCGCTGGCGCTGATCGTCGGCTCCGTCGGGGTCGCCGACCGGCTCGGCGCCCGGCTGGTGCGGCCCGCCGAGCGGCTCGCGGACGCGGCCCACCAGCTCGGCGAGGGCAGGCTCGGCGCGCGGGTCCCCGAGGCCGGGCCCAAGGAACTGCGCTCGGCGGCCGTCGCGTTCAACGCGATGGCGGACCAGGTGGTGGAACTCCTCGCCAACGAACGGGAGCTGGCCGCCGACCTCTCCCACCGGCTGCGGACCCCGCTGACCGTGCTGCGGCTCAACGCCGCCTCCCTCGGGGACGGACCGGCCGCCGACCAGACCCGGGCGGCGGTGGAGCAGCTGGAGCGCGAGGTCGACACGATCATCCGCACGGCGCGCGAGCAGCGCCCCGCGACCGGCCTGGCGGCCGGGGCTGGCGGGAACGCCGGGTGCGACGCATCCGAGGTGATCCGCGACCGGATGGCCTTCTGGTCGGCGCTCGCGGAGGACGAGGGCCGCGAGGTGCGGCTCGCGGGGGTGGACCGGACGGTACGGATCCCCGTGGCCCGGCCCGAACTCGCCGCCGCCCTCGACGCCATGCTCGGCAACGTCTTCCGGCACACCCCCGAGGGCACCCCCTTCGCGGTGGACGTGCACGACGCGTCGGACGCCGTCATCGTGCTCGTCTCCGACGCGGGTCCCGGCATCGACGACCCGGACGCCGCCCTGCGGCGCGGCAACGACGGAGCCCGCGACGGCTCCACGGGCCTCGGCCTGGACATCGTGCGCCGGGTCGCGGAGTCGACCGGCGGCGACGTACGGCTGGGCCGCTCGGTGCTCGGCGGGACCGAGGTCCGGGTCTGGATCGCCCTGGACGGCCGCGACCGGAGCCGCGGCCGGGGCGGCGTGGGCGGGGTGCGGGTGCGGCGCGGCCGACGCAAGCGGCGGGGCCAGGCGAAGTAG
- a CDS encoding DUF5993 family protein, producing the protein MDTLIFGGLLATLIAMYRESSRMVVLGAWWVMLIAVILLMAHHITSSLALTLSY; encoded by the coding sequence ATGGACACCCTCATCTTCGGCGGCCTCCTCGCCACGCTGATCGCCATGTACCGGGAGTCGTCCCGGATGGTCGTGCTCGGCGCGTGGTGGGTCATGCTGATCGCCGTGATCCTGCTGATGGCGCACCACATCACCAGCAGCCTCGCCCTGACCCTGAGCTACTGA
- a CDS encoding spermidine synthase, which yields MAGKDKDRGKGRQRGGGGAGSAGGGRGAAQAVVGQVDGGRAELEPDRERPDAWTLLIDGAPQSHVDLGDPSYLDFSYQRRIGHLIDLVAPARKPLNVVHLGGGAFTLARYTAASRPRSSQQVVEIDAALVAFVREHLPLDPQARVRVRAVDARAGLAKVPDGWADLVIADVFSGARTPAHLTSAEFLDDVRRALAPTGWYVANLADGPPLAHLRGQIATAASRFAELALAADPVVWRGKRFGNAVLVASDRELPVAEFTRRVASDPHPGRVEHGRALADFAGGAAPVADVSAVASPQPPPSVFR from the coding sequence GTGGCAGGCAAGGACAAGGACAGAGGCAAGGGCAGGCAGCGCGGCGGAGGCGGCGCGGGCAGCGCAGGCGGTGGCCGTGGCGCCGCCCAGGCGGTCGTCGGGCAGGTGGACGGCGGCCGGGCGGAGCTGGAGCCGGACCGGGAGCGTCCGGACGCCTGGACCCTGCTGATCGACGGGGCTCCGCAGTCCCACGTGGACCTGGGCGACCCCTCGTACCTGGACTTCTCGTACCAGCGGCGGATCGGCCACCTGATCGACCTCGTCGCGCCCGCCCGCAAGCCGCTGAACGTGGTGCACCTGGGCGGCGGGGCCTTCACGCTGGCCCGCTACACCGCCGCCTCCCGCCCCCGCTCCAGCCAGCAGGTCGTGGAGATCGACGCCGCGCTGGTGGCCTTCGTACGGGAACACCTGCCGCTGGACCCGCAGGCGCGGGTCCGGGTCCGGGCGGTGGACGCGCGGGCCGGGCTGGCCAAGGTGCCGGACGGCTGGGCGGACCTGGTGATCGCGGACGTGTTCAGCGGGGCGCGGACCCCGGCGCACCTGACGAGCGCCGAGTTCCTGGACGACGTACGCCGTGCCCTGGCGCCCACCGGGTGGTACGTGGCCAACCTCGCGGACGGCCCGCCGCTGGCGCACCTGCGGGGGCAGATCGCGACGGCCGCGTCCCGGTTCGCGGAGCTGGCGCTGGCCGCCGATCCGGTGGTGTGGCGGGGGAAACGGTTCGGCAACGCCGTGCTGGTGGCCTCCGACCGGGAACTCCCCGTGGCGGAGTTCACCCGCCGGGTCGCGAGCGACCCGCACCCGGGACGGGTCGAGCACGGCCGGGCCCTGGCGGACTTCGCGGGCGGCGCGGCCCCGGTCGCCGACGTCTCGGCGGTGGCCTCGCCGCAGCCGCCGCCTTCGGTCTTCCGATAG
- a CDS encoding MSCRAMM family protein: MAATAGASRPKARLRRGRIRASLVCAGLVTALAVPLAGMASAQGRVPGPPSGDGEQPTQVAGNPNCDTLMPGSFLFSFKQEPPANATDIPLSFNGLTGTLDITLRNTSQGQVFDYTFDGDFTALGVIVKGGPNANFYDYRPGGNTADTSLHAPINPNNNRYFGLSHIDFCIGEAPPGALKILKQSTKTGNPLVTQAGAVFNITGPNGYDEDVTDDTTMAAPDEDPTIGEVCVSGLRPGQYTVNETTPPPGYGAASQEDVTVQVVSGTTCTTNPPAAAATATFTNPPLADLLVRVDGQESGEILSTITCNGNSTGPSDPAILNVNDLPPGTYNCEIVIDP, encoded by the coding sequence ATGGCAGCAACCGCTGGAGCATCCCGACCGAAGGCCCGGCTGAGGCGGGGGCGGATCAGAGCGTCGCTCGTGTGCGCCGGCCTGGTCACGGCACTGGCCGTCCCCCTCGCCGGCATGGCGTCGGCCCAGGGGCGGGTGCCCGGACCCCCGAGCGGGGACGGCGAGCAGCCGACGCAGGTGGCGGGGAACCCGAACTGCGACACCCTCATGCCCGGCTCGTTCCTGTTCTCGTTCAAGCAGGAGCCCCCGGCGAACGCGACGGACATCCCACTGTCCTTCAACGGGCTGACCGGCACGCTCGACATCACCCTCAGGAACACCTCACAGGGGCAGGTGTTCGACTACACCTTCGACGGTGACTTCACCGCCCTCGGCGTCATCGTCAAGGGCGGTCCGAACGCCAACTTCTACGACTACCGGCCCGGCGGCAACACGGCCGACACGTCGCTCCACGCCCCGATCAACCCGAACAACAACCGCTACTTCGGCCTCAGCCACATCGACTTCTGCATCGGCGAGGCCCCTCCCGGCGCTCTCAAGATCCTGAAGCAGAGCACCAAGACGGGGAACCCGCTGGTCACCCAGGCCGGTGCGGTGTTCAACATCACCGGCCCCAACGGATACGACGAAGACGTGACCGACGACACCACGATGGCGGCGCCCGACGAGGACCCGACCATCGGCGAGGTCTGCGTGTCGGGCCTCCGGCCCGGTCAGTACACCGTCAACGAGACGACTCCTCCGCCCGGATACGGCGCCGCGAGCCAGGAAGACGTGACCGTCCAGGTGGTCTCGGGGACGACCTGCACGACGAACCCGCCCGCTGCCGCCGCCACGGCCACGTTCACGAACCCGCCGCTCGCCGACCTCCTGGTGCGCGTCGACGGCCAGGAATCCGGCGAGATCCTGTCCACCATCACGTGCAACGGCAACAGCACCGGTCCCTCGGACCCGGCCATCCTGAACGTCAACGACCTGCCGCCGGGGACGTACAACTGCGAGATCGTCATCGACCCGTGA
- a CDS encoding disulfide bond formation protein B translates to MHSLLPEAAPTVGLLGRVQYWFACFFAVGWTGVVCGGLFYQFGMWEYPCPLCIVQRMFMLLAAIGAAYIVRTAMSHGVLTGRDYMMGWGLSLVAVIAGSFASWRQTMLHVLPGDKGYGSEVFGLHLYVWAWILFQASVIAIGIAMAFAHTTAARTVPATVPGPLRSAGTFALAFLGLVIAVNIVAVFLEEGFHWFLPDDPNRYQFFYDVGILD, encoded by the coding sequence ATGCACAGCCTCCTCCCGGAGGCGGCGCCGACCGTCGGGCTGCTCGGCCGGGTCCAGTACTGGTTCGCCTGCTTCTTCGCCGTCGGCTGGACGGGGGTCGTCTGCGGAGGCCTCTTCTACCAGTTCGGGATGTGGGAGTACCCCTGCCCGCTCTGCATCGTCCAGCGGATGTTCATGCTGCTGGCGGCGATCGGGGCGGCGTACATCGTCCGCACCGCGATGTCGCACGGCGTGCTGACCGGCCGCGACTACATGATGGGATGGGGCCTGTCCCTGGTCGCGGTGATCGCCGGCTCCTTCGCGTCCTGGCGGCAGACGATGTTGCACGTCCTGCCGGGCGACAAGGGGTACGGGAGCGAGGTCTTCGGGCTGCACCTGTACGTCTGGGCGTGGATCCTCTTCCAGGCCTCGGTGATCGCCATCGGCATCGCCATGGCCTTCGCCCACACGACGGCGGCCCGCACCGTCCCGGCCACCGTCCCGGGACCGCTCCGCTCGGCCGGGACCTTCGCGCTGGCCTTCCTCGGTCTGGTCATCGCCGTGAACATCGTCGCCGTCTTCCTCGAAGAGGGCTTCCACTGGTTCCTGCCCGACGACCCGAACCGCTACCAGTTCTTCTACGACGTGGGGATCCTCGACTGA